GGCCATCCCGCGGGTGGCGACCGGCGCCTATCAGATGGGCTTCGGTGACATCAATTCGGTGATCAAGTTCCTCGATGAGGATCCGACCCAGAAGGTCAAGGCCATCATGATGGTCTATGAGAAGCCGGTTTTTGCCGTCGTCGGTCGCAAGTCGCTTGGCGTGACCGAAGACCCGAAGTCGCTGGAAGGCAAGAAGCTCGGCGCCCCGCCGCCGGATGGCGCCTTTGCCCAGTGGCCGGCTTTCAAGCAGGCTGCCGGCATCGATGACAGCGGCATCACCATCGAGAGCATCGGTTTCCCGGTGCGCGAGCCGATGCTCGCCAAGGGTGACGTCGATGCCGTCTTCGGTTTCGCCTTCTCGGTTATCCTGAACCTGAAGGCGCAGGGGATCGCGGCCGACGACATCGCCACCATCCTGATGGCCGACAACGGCTTGAACCTCTACGGCAACAGCGTCTTGGTGAATACCGACTTCGCCACCGAAAACCCCGAGGCCGTCAAGGGCTTCCTGAAGGCGCTGACGAAAGGCTTTGTCGACGCGGTCGCCAATCCGGAAGAGGGCGTGGCTGCCGTCCTGAAGCGCAACGAAACGCTCAATCCCGAGATCGAGAAGGAACGTCTTGATATGGCCAATGCCATGAACATCAAGACACCTTACGTGGTCGAAAACGGCATGGGCACCGTCGACATGGAGCGGCTCGCCGCCTCGATCGAGACGCTGAAGGTGTCGATGGGGCTGAAGGGCAATGTCACCGCCGAGCAGGTCTTCGACGCAAGCTTCCTGCCCGCCAAGGAAGAGCGGATGCTGCCGTAACGACCTCATCCTCCCCTTGAGGGGGAGGGTCGAACCCTTGGTTCGGGGTGGGGTGACCTCTCGCGAGACCACCCCACCCGCTGTTCGCAGCGGCCTCCCCCTCAAGGGGAGGTTGGGAAATCCCATTTTGACCGGAGCCCCAATGTCTCATCTCGTTTCCATCGACAATGTCGACATGCGCTATGGCGGCGCGGACGGCACGCTGGCCGTCTCCGGCCTGACGCTCAGGGTCGACAAGGGCGAATTCGCCGCCGTCGTCGGGCCCTCCGGTTGCGGCAAGTCGACCCTGATGAAGCTCGTGACGGGATTGCATATTCCCCAGTCCGGCGTCGTCATCGTCGCCGGCCAGCAGGTGACCAAACCGGTCTCGATCGTCGGCATGGCCTTCCAGAACCCGACCATGCTGCCCTGGCGCACGACGCTCGAAAACATCCTCCTGCCGCTCGAAATCGTCGAGCGGCATCGCCATCGCCTGCGGGCGAACAAGAAGGAATACATCGAGAAGGCGGAGAACCTGCTGGAGATCGTCGGCCTCAAGGGGGTCGGCTCGAAATTCCCCTGGCAGCTGTCGGGCGGCATGCAGCAGCGCGCCAATCTCTGCCGGGCGCTGATTCACGAGCCGGAACTCCTGATGCTCGACGAACCCTTCGGTGCGCTCGATGCCTTCACCCGCGAGGAGCTATGGTGCGTCATCCGCGATCTGCATGCAGCCCAGGGCGTGACGATCGTGCTGGTCACCCATGACCTGCGCGAGGCGGTTTTCCTGGCGGACCGGATCTTTGTGATGAGCGCAAGGCCCGGAAAGGTGGTGAAGGAACACACGGTGCCCTTCGCCCGGCCGCGCGACATCGAACTGACCTATGACAATGCCTTCAACGACATGGTGCATGTCCTGCATGGCGAGATCGCGAAGGCGAGGGTGGTGGCATGAGCGTGACAATCGAAACGGCCCCGACCCGGCCGGTGGTGAAGCCGCTGATGCAGCGGATCAACTGGGTGCGCGCCGCCCCCCTTCTCTACACGCTCGGTCTCTTCATCGTCTGGGAGCTCTCCGTCATCGTCTTTGCCCTGCCGCAGACGCTGCTGCCGGCGCCGACGCGTGTCTTCGAGGCGATCATCCAATACTGGTCGCCGATCTGGAAGAATTCGCTGCAGACGCTTTACACCACGACGCTCGGCTTCCTGATCGCTGTCGTGGCAGGCCTGGGTCTCGGCCTCTTCATCGGCTGGTCGAAGACCATCTATGCCGGGCTCTATCCCCTGATGATCGGCTTCAACGCCATTCCCAAGGTGGCGCTCGTCCCGATCCTCGTCATCTGGTTCGGCATCGGTACCGTGCCGGCGGTTCTGACCGCCTTCCTGATTTCCTTCTTCCCGATCGTCGTCAACGTCGCGACGGGCCTCGCCACGATCGAGCCGGAGACCGAGGATGTGCTCAGGGCATTGGGCGCGCGAAAGATGGACATCATGCTGAAGGTCGGCATACCCCGCTCCATGCCCTATTTCTTCGGCTCGCTGAAGATCGCGATCACACTCGCTTTCGTCGGCTCCGTCGTCTCCGAGACGGTCGCCTCCAACTATGGCCTCGGCAACATGATGAGCTCGGCCCAGAGCCAGTTCAACGTGCCACTGGTCTTTGCCGGCCTCTTGATGCTCGCGGTCGAGGGTATCGCCATGTATGCGCTGATGGCCTTCATCGAGAAGCGCATGACCGGCTGGGCGCACCGTTCGACCATGGCGAACTGATGCCCTGGCCGGCGGGGCGGAGCGGGAAACCCGCGTTCAGCCCTTTGCCTTGAGCGTGAAGGGCAGCTCGAACGGGGTGGAGCGCTCGGCGATCACGTCGTTGATGGTATAGCGCAGGACATAGCCGCCGGGCTTGGCGCCTGCGACGTCGAGGGTGAGGTGGGTATAGACCTCGACCGCATCCGAGTGGCTGGTGAAGGTGAAATTGCCAAACTCCTTCTGCAGCGCCAGTGTCTTGCCTTCGTCGTTGGTCAGTTCGAGGTCGACGGTGAAGTGCGACTGGCGCTGATTGTCCGGTGCCGGTTTCCATTTGAGGCCGGTCACTTCCACATAGGTGATCAGCTTTTCGCCGGTCATGAAGACCGGTTCCGCCTTCGCGGCGTAGGCGCGGTAGGCTTTCGGCACGTCACTGACGAAGAGTGCCCGGGGAACCGTGGGCGGCAGTGTCTGCGAGAAGGCCGCAAGGCCTGAGCGCATGGCCTCGAAGGCGCCGCGCGCGTCGTTCTGCGCCGCCAGCCGCTCCGCCTCGATCGCTGCGTCGAGAAGCGGGCCTGCCGAGGCCGTGGAGGCGACGAGCCATGCGCCGAGAGCGGCGGCGGTGAAGGAACGGATGGGGCCGGGGTATTTCAGGGGCACGTGATTCTCCCGCGTTGCGATGGCGCGAGTGTGGAAAGAACCAGCACGACGCGTCAAGCGCTGCCTCCGCTTGCCGGGATCACGTTGACCTGATCCTTACGAGCGCCAGAAGATCGGGACGAGCAGGACCATGACGGTCAGCACTTCCAGACGGCCGAGCAGCATGGCGAGCGACAGGATGTAGAGTTCCGGATCGGCCATCATGGCGAAGTTGCCCGCGGGGCCGATCAGGGGTCCGATGCCGGGGCCGACATTCGAGAGCGCCGTGATCACGGCCGAAGAGGCGGTGGCGAATTCATATCCGGCAAGCGCCATGGCGAGGCTTCCGACAACCCAGATGAAGGTATAGGCGCTGAAGAAGAGGAAGACGGCCCTTTGGGTGTCTGCATCGACGATCTGGTGGCCGTAGCGCACGGAATAGACCGCGTTCGGATAGATGAGCTTCTTCATGCCGGTCAGGATGATGTTGAACAGGATCACGAAGCGGTAGGCCTTGATGCCGCCGGCGGTCGAACCCGAGCAGCCACCCATGAAGGTCGCGAAGAAGGCGGCTGCGACGGCAAAGGGCCCCCAGAGCGTATAGTCCTCGCTGGCATAGCCGGTGGTGGAGAGGATCGACGAGAAATTGAAGAAGGAATGTGACAGCGCCAGCGGCAGATCGACACCGTTGCGCAGGTGGTTGTAGAGCGCAGCAGCGATGGCAAAGGCGGCAAGATAGCCGAGGAAGACCAGGATCTGCGGATCGCGCAGCGCATCGAGGCGCCCCTTGATGAAAAACACGATCAGGATCGAGAAGGGCAGGCTGCAGACCGTCATGAAGAAGGTCGCGATCCAGCGCAGCGCGTAGCTGTTGAAATAGCCGAAGGACGCGTCATGGGTGGAGAAACCACCGGTCGCGATCGTGGTCAGGGCGTGATTGAGCGCGTCGAAATGGCTCATGCCGAATACGTCGTAGGCGATCATGCAGATGAGCGTGATCGCCACATAGATGGCGACAAAGGCTCGGGTGAAGGTCGCAATCCGCGCGAACGGCTTGTCGCCGATGTCGGAGGATTCCATCTTGAAGAACGAGACCCCTCCGACCCGCAGGAACGGCAAGACGAACAGCCCGAGCGCCACGATCCCGATGCCGCCTAGCCATTGCAGCAGCGAACGCCAGACGAGCAGACCGGGCGCCATGTCGTCAAGCCCGACGAGAACGGTGGACCCGGTCGTGGTGATGGCCGAGACCGATTCGAACAATGCCTGGGCGAAGGTGAGTTCGAGCTCCGAGAAGAAGATCGGAATGGCACCGATGAGCGAGAAGGTCGCCCAGAGCACATTCACCAGAAGGAAGCCCATGCGCTTGGAAAAGGCAGGCGGCGGACCCCGCGTCGCCATGGCCGCGGTGACCGACAGACCGCCCACCATGGCCGCAGAGACGGTGAAGACTGACCAGTGGGCATCGCCATAATAGAGGTCCACCATGGCCGGGATCAGCATGGCCGTGGAGAGGTAGAGCCCGCAAAGGGCCGCGATGTAGACGACGGAGCGGAGCAGATTGGTATTCAAGCAAGGTCTTCCGTCTGTTGCGGCGCAAAGAGGCTTTGTCTCCGCCCTATGTGTATGCCATAGCGGGGCTCGGTTCAAAATTCAACGGAGGCTGACGTGACCGCCAGTCAAGTCGACGAAGCGCTGGAGGCAATGCGCGGCCTCTTTCCCGAAACACCGCTGCAGCTCAACGACCATCTGAGCGCCCGTTACGGCGCCAATGTCTATCTGAAGCGCGAGGACCTGACGCCCGTCCGCTCCTACAAGATCCGTGGCGCCTTCAATTTCTTTCGCAAGATCGTTGCCGACAGCCCCTCCGGCACCACCTTCGTCTGCGCCTCCGCCGGCAATCACGCCCAGGGCTTTGCCTATGTCTGCCGCCATTTCGGCGTCGAGGGCGTGGTCTTCATGCCGGTGACCACGCCGCAGCAGAAGATCGACAAGACCCGCATCTTCGGCGGCGAATTCATCACCATCCGTCTGGTCGGCGACATCTTCGACCAGTGCTATGCGGCTGCCCGAGACCATGTCGAGGCCATCGGCGGCCACATGGTGCCGCCCTTCGACCATCCTGATATCATCGAGGGACAGGCGACCGTCGCCGCCGAGGTCATGCAGCAACTGCCCGATGGGGTCGCTCCCGATCTGGTGGTGATGCCGGTCGGTGGCGGCGGGCTCTCCTCGGGCATGACAGGCTACATGGCCGGACGCGTGTCGCCCGAGGCGATGATCTTTTGCGAACCGGCCGGGGCGCCCAGCCTGAAGAAGAGCCTCGAGGCCGGCAAGGTCGTGACGCTGCCCAAGGTCGACAATTTCGTCGATGGCGCCGCCGTTGCCCGCATCGGCGATCACAATTTCGAGGCGCTGAAGAGCTTCCGGCCGGATCAGGTGCTGATCGTGCCTGAAAATGCGATCTGCGTGACGATGACCGACATGCTCAATGTCGAGGGCGTGGTGCTGGAGCCGGCGGGCGCGCTGGCGCTGGCGGCCCTCGATCTGCTGCCCCGCGTGGCGCTGAGCGGCCGGACGATCGTCGCGGTCGTGTCGGGCGGCAATTTCGATTTCGAGCGCCTGCCCGACGTCAAGGAACGCGCCATGCGCTATGCGGGCCTCAAGAAATACTTCATCCTGCGCCTGCCGCAACGTCCCGGCGCGTTGCGCGATTTCCTCAACCTGCTCGGTCCTGAGGATGATATCGCCCGCTTCGAATATCTGAAGAAGTCGGCGCGAAATTTCGGCTCGATCCTGATCGGCATCGAGACCGGCAAGCGCGAGAATTTCGCAGCCCTGTTCGAGCGGTTCGATCAGGCAGGGCTGGGCTTCGAGGACATTACCGAAAACGAGATCCTTGCCAATCTGATCATCTGATGCCCTGCTGGCCGAGCCAGTCGAGAATTGTCCGGGCGATGGGTTCGGTGGTTTCGGGCGAATAGGTGTCGCCGGCGATCACGTGATTGTTGGCGTCGCCGGTCGGGCCGGGGTCGATCAAGTGGTGAGGGCCGCCCCAACGGGCGGCGACGGCCGCCGTCCGATCCGGCCGCACGACCTTGTCTTCAGGCGACTGGATGAAAAGTGCGGGAATGTGGATGGCCTCGACCGGGCTATGGGTCGCCAGACGCACCGACTGTGCCATCGGAATGAGTGCGGCGACCGGATAGTCGGTGGTCCAGTTATGGGCGTTGAGCGGGCTGACCGGCTCGAAGCTGCGTCGCTCGCCGAGCAGAAGCCGTGCCAGTCGCGTGCCAAAAGGCCCGCTCAGCAGGAAACTGCCGGAAGCCTGCACGCCGTAGTTTGGCGAGAGGAACACCGCGGCCGCCACCTGATCCGAAAGAGAAGGCCGGGCGAGCGCCCAGGTGACAAGCGAGGCGCCCGTCGATGTCGAGATGACCACGACCTGCTCGCCGAGAAGGCGCCCCACGGCCAGCGCCTCGCCGACATCGCCTGTCCAGTCCTCGATTGTCGCGAGGCCAAGCGCGTCGGGATCGTCGAGGCCGTGGCCGACCAGACGGGTGAAGAAGAGATTGGCGCCGAGCGCCTTTGCCACGAGATCGGGCAGGGGACGGACCTCGGCGGGGGAGGCGGAGAAGCCATGTACGTATATGATGCTGACCGGCGTTTTGCCGCGACGCGCGGGGTCGGCCCAGACGATCTGTTTGGCGAGGCCCTTGCGAATGACGCCCACCTTTCCCTCGTCTTCCGCGATCTGTGATTCCACCTCCTCGGGGGACGTGTCGGCAGCGGGTCGCGCCTTGCCCTCCAATGCAAGCGCCGGCGGCATTCGGTAGACGGCGATGAGTGTTGCGACCGCAACCGCGATGAACGCAAGCGTTATGCCCATGAAGCTCCGCATCTCCTTCTCCACGGTCGTGTTCGCTCGCCGCAGCGGAGCTTAGCACGCCGGTCACCGGCGGAAAGCCACCCGTCCGGCTCTTCCGCGTCGTTCCTCCCTGTGCTAGGGGAAACGCATGTCGATCCTGTCCAGCATCCTTTCTGTTTTCACCGGTGGCGCCTCGTCCGAGAGCCCTGCCAAGCCCATGGCCGAGCCGCAGACCTATAAGGACTGCGTCATTCACGCCGAACCCCTGCGCGAAGGCAGCCAGTATCGTCTTGCCGGCCGCATCGTGCAGACCGTGGATGGTCGCGTTCTCGAACGGAAGTTCATCCGCGCTGATGTCTTCACCTCGCTCGACGATGCGCTCGATTGCACCTTCCGCAAGGCGCATCAGATCATCGACCAGAACGGCCCGGCTCTGTTCGGTGACGGGGAAGAGTCGCGAATCGTCTGACGGTTGCCGAATTGATGCGAAGAATTCTTTCTTCGCAGTCACTGAAAAATAATGCTGCAGCGCAACACTGGGCCCGGGAAATTGCTCGGGTTTTCATGTGATTATTGCGTTACTGTCTGCCTTTTCGCCCCGCATTGGTCTGATCGCATCTGGCATCCTCCTCGGGATGGCGGGGACGCTTGTCGCCGCCGACGGGACTGCGGCCGCCCAGACGGCGAAGGCGTCCGCCGACCTTGCCTGGCTGATGGCCGCGGCCGGTATGGTGATGATGATGCAGATCGGTTTCCTGCTCCTGGAAGCCGGCATGGTTCGCTCCAAGAACTCGATCAACGTGGCCCAGAAGAACCTGCTGGATTTCGTTTTCGGCGTGATCGGTTTCGCCGCGATTGGCTTCATGTTGGCCTTTGGTACCTCCGGCACGCTGCCAGTCGGCTTCGACCTGGACTATTTCCTGCTCCAGGACCTCGACAGCTGGCTCGCAGGCTTCTTTGTCTTCCAGGTGATGTTCTGCGGCACGGCCGCGACCATCGTTTCCGGGGCAATTGCCGAGCGCATGACACTGTCGGCCTATGTTCTCGGTTCGATCGTGCTGTCGACCCTCATCTACCCGGTCTTCGTCCACTGGGCCTGGGGAACGGCAGTCGGCCCGAACTCCGGCGCCTTTCTCGCCAATCTCGGTTTTGTCGATTTCGCCGGCTCGACGGTCGTTCATGCCACAGGCGGTTGGGTTGCGCTCGCGGCCTGCCTGGTGATCGGCCCCAGACAAGGCCGCTTCGATGCCGAGGGCCGGCCGGTCCGGATCGCCGGCCATAACCCGGTACTGGCGACGACCGGCGGGCTGATCCTGTTTTTCGGCTGGATCGGATTTAATGGTGGCTCGACGCTCGCGGCCAGTGCCGATGTCGCTCCGATCATTCTCAACACGGTGCTTGCCGGTGGCATGGGCACCTGCGTCGGTTACGTCATCGGCACCAGGCAGGACGGGGTCGTTCTGCCGGAAAAGGCGCTGTGCGGCATGCTCGGCGCACTGGTGGCTGTGACGGCCGGCTGCCATGTGCTCGACCCCGGCGGAGCGCTTCTGGTCGGTGCCCTAGGCTCGATCATCGCCGTCTTCGGCAACCAGTTTGTCGAGGAAAAGCTGAAGGTCGACGACGCGGTCGGCGCCGTCGGCGTGCATGCCTTTGCCGGCGTGGCGGGCACGCTGGCGCTTGCCCTTCTCGCACCCGTCGACCGTCTTCCAGCCGGTGGGCGTTTCGACCAGCTCTACATCCAGATCTTCGGCTCGGCTCTCAATTTCTACTGGGCCTTCGGCCTCGGCTACGCCTTTTTCTGGACCCTCGACAAGCTGGTCCCGATCCGTGTCTCTGCCGAGGTCGAGGATGTCGGTCTCAACGTTGCCGAACACGGCACGCGCCTCGGTGTCGGCCATGTGGAGGATGCGCTGGCGAAACTGGTCTCGGGGAGCGCCGATCTCGGTGACCGGTTGACAGTCGACCCGGGTGACGAGGCGGAAAAGCTCGCCCGGCTGTTCAACGGCCTGATGGACAATATCCAGCAGCAGGAGCGCAGCCGCCAGGAACTCGAGGGGCAGGTGCGCGACCAGGAGGAATCCGAGCGGGTGTCGGCGCTCGCCAACGCCACGTTCGAGGCGATCGTCATGTATGAGAACGGCACGATCATCGACGGCAACGAGCAGCTCGAGCTGCTGACGGGCCGAGATCTGAAGACGCTCGTGGGCTCGTCCATCCTCGATCTGGTGGACGCGGAAGGGCGGCGCATGCTGCTGGACGATCCGAACCCGGCGCCGAATGTCTCCCGTGAGCTCCACATCGTGCGGCCGGACGGACAACGAATTCCGATCGAGGCGAGAGGCCGCAACATCGAATATCGCGGTCGCCACATCCGCATCGGTTGTCTCGTCGATCTCAGGGAGCGCAAGGCCGTCGAAGGACGCATGCGCCATCTCGCGGAGCATGATCCGTTGACAGGCCTGGCCAACCGCGCACTTTTTACCGAGACGCTGTCAGCCCAGGTCGACCGCCCCAATCGTGATTGGGGTTGTGGTGTCCTGCTCGTCGATCTCGACCACTTCAAGGATGTCAACGATCTCTATGGCCATCCGGCTGGCGACGAGGTCATCCGCGAGACCGCCCGGCGGCTGTCGGCGGCTCTCGGATCAGCGGACATGGCTGCGCGGCTGGGTGGCGACGAATTCGCAGTCATTCTCGGCAATTGCCATTTCGAGGCACAGCTTGAGGATATGAGCCGCCGGCTGATCGATGCCTTTCGGCAGCCTTTCAATACGGGGCAGGGCGAACGCATCAAGTGCGGCATCAGCATCGGCGGCGCGCTGTTTCCCGAACATGCAACCGAGCTGGACGAATTGATCGGCCGCGCCGACGTTGCGCTCTATCATGCCAAGAAATCGGGGCGGAACACGTTTCGCGCCTATCGCAAGGGCATGGACGAATTGATTGAGAAGCGGCGCGCCCTGGAGGCCGATATCGAGCGGGGGCTGGAGCGCGGCGAATTCGAGCTCTATCTCCAGCCGCGCGTCTCGGCCCGAGACGGCGCGATCATCGGCTACGAGGCCTTGCTGCGCTGGAACCACCCGGAGCGCGGCATGGTGCAGCCTGGTGATTTCATTCCCGTGGCGGAAGTCTCCGGCAAGATCATCGGTCTTGGAGAATGGGTACTGCGCGAAGCCTGCCGGCTGGCGGTCGACCTGCCGCCGCATGTCCATCTGAGCGTCAATGTTTCACCGGTCCAGTTCCGGCACCCGGATTTTCTGGCCGGCATCGAGGCAATTCTGCAGGAGACCGCCGTCGCGCCGCAGAAGCTCGAGCTGGAGATCACCGAAAGCGTCTTGATCGACGACGACCAGAGGGCGCGTCTCATCCTCGGCCATCTGAAGACGCTGGGGGTCAAGATCGCGCTCGACGATTTCGGCACGGGCTATTCGTCGCTGAGCTATCTGAGCCGGTACCCGTTCGACGTCATCAAGATTGATCGCAGCTTCGTTTCGGCCCTGGGCGAGCAGGAGACCGCCAACGCCATCGTGCGCACCATCATCGAGCTCGGTAACGGGCTTGGCATGCGTGTCGTGGCGGAGGGTGTGGAAACCGTGGAACAGGCTAGCTACCTGAGTGCTGCCGGTTGCGACGAGCTGCAGGGCTATCTGCTCGGTCGACCGCAGCCGGTGGTCGAAATCGCTCGTGAAATCAGTGAGACGGTCGTCATCGAGCTGAGGCGGATCGCGCGGCGCACAGTCCATCGGGACAAGCGCCCGCCCCATGCGGGGAACGAGACAGCGCTTGCCCTGGCGGCAAACGGCAACTGAAGGTGCTTGCCGTTTGCAAAGGCGAGTGCGGCCGGTTTGCCGCGCTCGTTGGTCATGGAAACGGGAGAGCTAAGGATCAGGCGGCCTCGGCCAGTTCCACGACCTTGGCCTGTGCAGCCGCGACGGCCTTTTCGGCTGCTTCCGGGCCGTAGGCCAAGCCTTCGACATAGACCGTTTCGACAAGATCAATGCCGAGGAAGCCGAGGACCGTCTTGAGGTAAGGCACCGCGTGGTTCATCGGCGCACCGGGACCGGAGGAATAGACGCCGCCGGCGGCCAGTACGAGATAGGCCTTCTTGCCCTTGGCAAGACCGACCGGACCGTTTTCAGTATAAGTGAAGGTGAGGCCGGCACGAGCGACGTGGTCGATCCAACTCTTCAGCGACGAATAGATGTTGAAATTGATCAGGCCGGTGCCGATGACGATCGTGTCTGCGGCCAGGAGTTCGGCAACGAGCGCGTCGGACAGGACAACGGATTCGGTTTCTTCGGCGGTGCGGGCATCGGCCGGCTTGCGGATGGCGGCGGTGAAGATGCCGTCGACATGGTCGAGCTGGGTCTCGACAAGATCACGGCGGACCAGCGCGCCACCGGTCTGCGCTGCGAATTTCTCGGCGAGCTGGGATGCAATCGAGTTCGAGAGGGAGTCAGAGCCGCGTGGGCTGGAAGTGACGAGAAGGATGGACGACATGGCAGTTCCTCGGATGTTGGAGGGCCCTTGGGAGCAGGCCTGCCATGCATGTAATCCTGCGCACCTATCGATGAAACTGTGATAATGTAGATCGGTCTTATCGAACAATTGGATGGATGCTCGAAAGCCATGGATGCCAACCCCACCCTCGACCAGCTTCAGGTCTTTCTCGCAGTGGCCGATGCCGGCAGCTTTTCGGCCGCCGCCCGCCTGCTCAACCGGGCGCAATCCGTGGTGAGCTACACGATCGGAAACCTGGAGAGCCAGCTCGGCGTATCACTCTTCGAACGGACCGGCACGCGCCAGCCAAGGCTGACCGAGGAGGGCAGGGCGATGCTGACCGATGCGCGCCGGATCGTTGGCGACCTGCAGGTGATGCGCGCCAAGGCACGCAGCATGCGTCAGGGCCTGGAGGCCGAACTGTCGATCGCGATCAGCGTGCTCGTGCCGATGCCGGCGGTGCTTGCGGTGCTCCGGGAATTCCAGACCGAGTTTCCCTCCGTCTCCCTCAGGCTTGAAGTGGGGGAGCTCGGCCGGCTTGTGGAACTGGTCCTGAGTGGTCGGGCGACAATCGGCATCGGTGGCGCGCCCCTACGTCAGGACGATACACTGGTCGCCGACCGCATCGGCCACAGCTTTTTGCTGCCGGCCGCCGCAGCCGACCACCCGCTGGCGGCCCGCAAGGTCAAGCTGTCGCTGCGGGACGTGCGGGAGGAAACGCAGATCGTCGTCAGCGATGCCTCGGACCTGACCCAGGGGCGAGACTTCAACGTCCTCTCTTTCAAGACCTGGCGGGTGAGCGACATGGCGACGAAGCACCAGCTCATTCGCGGCGGCCTGGGCTGGGGCGGGCTGCCGGTCTCGATCATCCACGAGGACCTGGCGCAAGGCCGGATCGTGCATCTCGACCTGCCGGCCTATGAGCAAGGGGCGTACAACCTCCATGCCATCCGCAGGGCCGACAATCCTCCGGGACCCGCCGGCCTC
This DNA window, taken from Peteryoungia algae, encodes the following:
- the amt gene encoding ammonium transporter; its protein translation is MAGTLVAADGTAAAQTAKASADLAWLMAAAGMVMMMQIGFLLLEAGMVRSKNSINVAQKNLLDFVFGVIGFAAIGFMLAFGTSGTLPVGFDLDYFLLQDLDSWLAGFFVFQVMFCGTAATIVSGAIAERMTLSAYVLGSIVLSTLIYPVFVHWAWGTAVGPNSGAFLANLGFVDFAGSTVVHATGGWVALAACLVIGPRQGRFDAEGRPVRIAGHNPVLATTGGLILFFGWIGFNGGSTLAASADVAPIILNTVLAGGMGTCVGYVIGTRQDGVVLPEKALCGMLGALVAVTAGCHVLDPGGALLVGALGSIIAVFGNQFVEEKLKVDDAVGAVGVHAFAGVAGTLALALLAPVDRLPAGGRFDQLYIQIFGSALNFYWAFGLGYAFFWTLDKLVPIRVSAEVEDVGLNVAEHGTRLGVGHVEDALAKLVSGSADLGDRLTVDPGDEAEKLARLFNGLMDNIQQQERSRQELEGQVRDQEESERVSALANATFEAIVMYENGTIIDGNEQLELLTGRDLKTLVGSSILDLVDAEGRRMLLDDPNPAPNVSRELHIVRPDGQRIPIEARGRNIEYRGRHIRIGCLVDLRERKAVEGRMRHLAEHDPLTGLANRALFTETLSAQVDRPNRDWGCGVLLVDLDHFKDVNDLYGHPAGDEVIRETARRLSAALGSADMAARLGGDEFAVILGNCHFEAQLEDMSRRLIDAFRQPFNTGQGERIKCGISIGGALFPEHATELDELIGRADVALYHAKKSGRNTFRAYRKGMDELIEKRRALEADIERGLERGEFELYLQPRVSARDGAIIGYEALLRWNHPERGMVQPGDFIPVAEVSGKIIGLGEWVLREACRLAVDLPPHVHLSVNVSPVQFRHPDFLAGIEAILQETAVAPQKLELEITESVLIDDDQRARLILGHLKTLGVKIALDDFGTGYSSLSYLSRYPFDVIKIDRSFVSALGEQETANAIVRTIIELGNGLGMRVVAEGVETVEQASYLSAAGCDELQGYLLGRPQPVVEIAREISETVVIELRRIARRTVHRDKRPPHAGNETALALAANGN
- a CDS encoding FMN-dependent NADH-azoreductase, giving the protein MSSILLVTSSPRGSDSLSNSIASQLAEKFAAQTGGALVRRDLVETQLDHVDGIFTAAIRKPADARTAEETESVVLSDALVAELLAADTIVIGTGLINFNIYSSLKSWIDHVARAGLTFTYTENGPVGLAKGKKAYLVLAAGGVYSSGPGAPMNHAVPYLKTVLGFLGIDLVETVYVEGLAYGPEAAEKAVAAAQAKVVELAEAA
- a CDS encoding LysR family transcriptional regulator is translated as MDANPTLDQLQVFLAVADAGSFSAAARLLNRAQSVVSYTIGNLESQLGVSLFERTGTRQPRLTEEGRAMLTDARRIVGDLQVMRAKARSMRQGLEAELSIAISVLVPMPAVLAVLREFQTEFPSVSLRLEVGELGRLVELVLSGRATIGIGGAPLRQDDTLVADRIGHSFLLPAAAADHPLAARKVKLSLRDVREETQIVVSDASDLTQGRDFNVLSFKTWRVSDMATKHQLIRGGLGWGGLPVSIIHEDLAQGRIVHLDLPAYEQGAYNLHAIRRADNPPGPAGLWLIRAFEEHLSNCPAEFPSPLLSEAV